CTTCAAAAACTGTGGACAACCCTGCCTGATGTTCTGAAGTATGGGGATTCTGATGTCAGAACATCATGGAGCACATGACAAGTTGAAATGGTAGGAACAAAACCATTTTGATTCAGAtttgctttttttatttcataccaTATTCATTCGTATTGTTGTTAACAGAGAGAAACATTCAGTGATTGGAGCAATATTGAGTAAGATTTTTGACTGTATGGAAGCAGACGTGATTCTGAACCAGTTCCGAGAAGAGCTACTGCTGTGCCTAGATCATTCCAATGAGTCAATCCAGCTAGTTTGTCTGAAACAGGTGAGTAACCATTATAAACATCACTTGTGCGGTTTTTGAACACTGGTGTTTTTGGAACTCTGAGTTTGATATGAATTTTAGAAACTCTGTGAGTTTGATATGAATTTTAGAAAGCCTGCAAAAGTTGCTGAGTATGCTATGTAATTCGATAATGTCAATGCTGCATGCTAAATTTCCGAAACAATCAGTACCAATTTTAGTTTCTCAAATgctatttattttggttttacccatctCAGTACtcattactcggatgggattggaaacccatgacctttgcatctctactagagcagtgtcatacaaactagaccatcgagagtgcccggtacatgtacatgtagttagagGCAGTTCAACAAGTTTTAGCAGCATACACTGTAGATAATGAATTTGCATAAGCATACACTGTAGATAATGAATTTGCATAAGCATACACTGTAGATAATGAATTTGCATTTAAGCATACACTGTAGATAATGAATTTGCATAAGCATACACTGTAGATAATGAATTTGCATAAGCATACACTGTAGATAATGAATTTGCATAAGCATACACTGTAGATAATGAATTTGCATTTAAGCATACACTGTAGATAATGAATTTGCATAATGCATTTATCACATACCGTTACTTCCTCTGTTGGTGAAATCTAACAGCACATTATGCGACAACATTATCCAtacaatgaaaaaaacaaaattaataagggAAACCCAGCTGAACTGTGTTTCCATTAGAGCAACTATTTGAATATAACACATTATTACGGAtcattccatgtcaaatcaaccaaGAATTTCCCTGGTTGTCATGGTTGCTGTCCTATCCTACAGAAAGTATATTAGCAATATTGCTGCGCTTTTCCCTACATGTTGGCCATGTTACACATGTTTGCATTATTGTACAATTCAAACTAGCGGGTAGCCTAATTGCTATTTTAGGAGGTAAAATATTTTTGGACTTTTGGCACATCAGTAAAATCCCTTAATAAAGAACTTGATAACAGCTTCAATGTACACTTTTGccagaaatgtttttgtttctgttctatTTTGTATTCTTCTTGCAACCCACTTGCCTGAAAAgcctaattgttttttattcttatttaacaaaaaaatactgcTAGAATTTGAAGGATTTTTAGTGTTTAGAATGTTGTATTTGTAAGTTCTCATTTTATTAAAAGTCATTATATAAATCCATGTTTTAATTCCTGTTGAATTCATAGCTTTTTTGGTTACTTCCATGAAATTCCATACAATTGGATCGATTCTGTGTTCTACACTAAGACATGTATCTGCGATTCCGTCTGTGTTCACCGTGATGCGAAAAACTCTGAAGTCTGTAGTGACTAAGTATGAACTGTTTTTCAAAACACACCTTGCTAAAAAAAGTGAAGTTCGCTTAATTGCAATTATTGGACGATTGTATCACAAGTTTCTGCCCTAAATAATGCTTTTCATCAACAATCACTTTCATGGATTTGTGAGTTGTGGATCGATTTTAAAGAACTTCTTTTGCATTCAAATCTTTGTCTTCAATGTTCGGTCATTGACGCACATTGAAAAATATCAAATGAATTTTGCCCTGCATCGGTCAAAGTTGTTTTTGCTAGAGTACATAAACCGCAGGCGTGTGTCACATTGTGCAATCTCTTCACCCGGCTAGTGAACGTGTACCAACTTGGAGTCTAGCAAACCTTCTTATGcatggtcattatcaacgggccaatcacagcgtgtcGAATGTTAGACCTGCTCTGTTGTACTGCACATTACAATCATGTGTTGCGTGTGCATGGACCACCAGCGGGCATGGCGAGTGATTGAACGTTGTGGATGGGGCCTGTGGATATCCACACTACACAGCACCATGTGGTCATACTGAGATGAGCGATCAtggccacatacatgtattgaaaatatcaagacttgtcaaaccatttcacaaacaaaaaaagaaatttcatCTGAATTTTACGATGGCGCTAAGTACATGTACGACTGATCGTCACTTGTAGTCGTGGCGGCGATTGATTTGGGGGCGATTTTGGACCATTTCCTTTTTTGAAGTCGCCCCAGTCAtgccagtacatgtacatgcagtttCCCTGCCTCACATTATCATGATTGTTTGACCATTTAGCATATCTTGAGATTGAAGCATGTGACTACTCAAATTCATCATGAAAGGGTGATTCATCATGTCTGCATGTTACATTACAATGTACGTCTGCATGTATAATTGAAGTGAatcttggtacatgtacatgtatctcaacagacAGAAAGATTTTGGAGGTAAAAAGTGAGATGATGTTATGCTTTTTGTCTAATTTTTGTTCTCTTGTCTAAATTCTGAATAAAAGCAAATCTGAAAATTCTGAAGTTCTGTTTATCAAACAGAAACACAGACGTATGCCTACACTGTATGTAGTGTGTTTGCCAATAATATGTCCATTGAAATGAACCTAAATGCTTTTTATTTCTTGATATATTTTGATGCAGGTGAAGCGTATAGCAGATGATATCAAGTGTCAATCTGAGGTTGAGGCTTTGTGTAATGATGTTGGTTTACTGACATCAATCATAACTAGGATTGGTGATGATTGTTTGTTAGTCGCTCAAGAGGCATCATTTACACTGGATGCTATATGTAGCAATCACATCATGGCTGTGCACTTCATATTCAGTGGATCCTTACTTGGTCACATCGGTAGAGTTGCCTCCAAGGGCGATATAgtaaaatacaggttttttgaAGTAAGTATTGAATTTAATATTTTAGAGTGTAATACAGAATGATTTCAAATTCAACAAGTTTAACAACAGCTCTCATTTATCTACATGTCTGTGTTTTGAATGGTTCGATGTGATATTTGTCAGTTGCACTTCCGGTCATCATGTCTGCAAGTAGCATGCATAATATTTGTGTGTAACATAATGATGTTTTATAAGtaggtatgtacatgtaggatttgactgtgaatctccatgtgaaatgagTGGAGGTGTTCTGCACCTTAAACACCCTCAGGGTGGATATAATGCACATTACAAGTTGGATCGTCAGGGTGCATGAAACATCAGGCTTTATACAAGCAATTCAGAGAAGGAAACTTGCGAATCGTATATAATGCTTAAATTTATtatcttgaaaaaaaacaaaaacaggaaaagCATGTAAACAGATTAATCTTAATTGATCCAAACGTCCATCTGAATATTCCTACATCATTCTAAAACAGTGAAGAATCCAGACACTAAATTGTCAGACTCGACAATATCAGACCTAcaaagtctcacgcattaggcgtgagactcaagcatttgggctctgtctcacgctcacacgcacagcaaacattttctcacgcattggggccagaccgggaaaaaataaaaattaacgacaatgcattgccaaatcgggctcgtgtgtacaaaaacgcaatctacaatgtgtgcgcaatcttcagattgctcgcagtttatcagaatcatcaacttgagctgccatacaaacagagcgcaaatttgcagattgcgcacgcttttgctctcCCAGCAGGTTCAGCTACAATtcggtgagctttgaaaaatctcacgcatagctggcctctggacttggcatctctgcaaTATTGAAATGGTGTTTCTGTACTAAGGACACAAAATAAAGTTTCAGATATTCTTATTAAATAATTCTTTGGGGTATTTACAATATCTACAAcataatcaaaatataaattaagtTAATGATCTCACATTGGTTGTAATAGCGTACAacattaacaataaataaatcaaggCGTCGCCTGTCTTTGTTGCCTCAACTTTTCAAATTAGGCAAcctaaataaattaataagcCAATTTGGCCTTAAGCcttctttgaaaagcgttctgtaaccgtttgttataaaatgcatatgggtagaaagatattgtaaaagtagaatataatgatctacacagaCATGACAGATATGCTTTGAAGTTGGGTGGTTTCTTTTGACCTCGTCGACTATACAGGGTCGGCCaattatgggagtaaaattaaATGGCTGACCAGGTTAGGtgcgatgtaaaaggaaaatcgtgcaattttgagtgatacttgtgtggatcattgtattctactttgaaaacatctttctagtcatatgcatttcataacaaatggtttcaatcgctttttgtagaccaactcgtcccatccaaggcaacgtgttcctttaagcttcaataattaaaataacttgGGCTGTCATAAAATTAACATTGTTCACAATTATCGATGCTTTCATTTCAACCTTCAAAGGCGACAGACGTCCGTCTTGCGGGTGAATCTTAATCAGCGCCACACTCAGTGACCCTGTCGTGGGCGTCCTTGCTATCCGGTCAGACTTGGGTACTTGAGGGGGGTCACCAATTCCAAGGGTTAAATGGTCATCTATATAAACGAAATTAACCAAATAGTGTAATACTAGGTTTTCGAAACCCAAAGCACATCAAATAAATACATTCTTATTGAAACATAATTTCATCACCACTTCATACAATTTCGTTGATGTTTTTCATTACGTCTGAACATTTAAGTATTTGTGGGAATTATCCCCATCACTGAAACTATTAGCATTGACTAAATCATAAAACACTTGAATTCTACTAATAACAGCGAGTTCACCATCGTACAGTAACTTTGTAAAACTTCGTAGCCGTTTCAGCACTTCTAAgcaaataatacaattttatcAAAGACACATTTTAGTTCTAAAGTTTTGTTAAACCAAACAAACTTACGGTAATTTCAGTGGAGTCTTTGGCTTCAGGCTGCCGTTAATGTAGagattgatttttggggttgaacaaagaatttactagagtgggattcgaaccaacgacctccggattaacgtgccggcgctctaccaactgagctatctagccctatattggcggtgtccctattttgtcaatatctttgttcgggggtgccagtcagaagccatacaaccgttaactgccgtgtagccagggatcacacccaaattacgatacaacctgggaagcggcagctaggggatcaccttaaggggatgcgacttttttgtttcagatatcaatataaaccacaagggaaactgactgggtaaatttgtaaatgatttttggggttgaacaaagaattgactagagtgggattcgaaccaacgacctccggattaacgtgccggcgctctaccaactgagctatctagccctatattggcggtgtccctattttgtcaatatctttgttcgggggtgccagtcagaagccatacaaccgttaactgccgtgtagccagggatcacacccaaattacgatacaacctgggaagcggcagctaggggatcaccttaaggggatgcgacttttttgtttcagatatcaataggttgtatcgtaatttgggtgtgatccctggctacacggcagttaacggttgtatggcttctgactggcacccccgaacaaagatattgacaaaatagggacaccgccaatatagggctagatagctcagttggtagagcgccggcacgttaatccggaggtcgttggttcgaatcccactctagtcaattctttgttcaaccccaaaaatcatttacaaatttacccagtcagtttcccttgtggtttatattgatatctgaaacaaaaaagtcgcatccccttaaggtgatcccctagctgccgcttcccaggttgtatcgtaatttgggtgtgatccctggctacacggcagttaacggttgtatggcttctgactggcacccccgaacaaagatattgacaaaatagggacaccgccaatatagggctagatagctcagttggtagagcgccggcacgttaatccggaggtcgttggttcgaatcccactctagtcaattctttgttcaaccccaaaaatcatttacaaatttacccagtcagtttcccttgtggtttataatgtAGAGATTGGTCAACTCACTTGACTGAGAACTCGACAGGTGGCTTTTGGCCATAACTTTGGTTGGCCGGCCCAATACCGATACTGTGGCTGTATCCACTCACCTGCTGGTATGGTCGGCAAACCTAACACCCAATACCGATACTGTGGCTGTATCCACTCATCTGCTGGTATGGTCGGCAAACCTAACACTCAATACCGATACTGTGGCTGTATTCACTCACCTGCTGGTATGGTCGGCAAACCTAACACTCAATACCGATACTGTGGCTGTATCCACTCACCTGCTGGTATGGTCGGGCAAACCTAACACTCAATACCGATACTGTGGCTGTATCCACTCACCTGCTGGTATGGTCGGCAAACCTAACACTCAATACCGATACTGTGGCTGTATCCACTCACCTGCTGGTATGGTCGGGCAAACCTAACACTCAATACCGATACTGTGGCTGTATCCACTCACCTGCTGGTATGGTCGGCAAACCTAACACTCAATACCGATACTGTGGCTGTATCCACTCACCTGCTGGTATGGTCGGGCAAACCTAACACCCAATACCGATACTGTGGCTGTATCCACTCACCTGCTGGTATGGTCGGCAAACCTAACACTTAATACCGATACTGTGGCTGTATCCACTCACCTGCTGGTATGGTCGGGCAAACCTAACACTCAATACCGATACTGTGGCTGTATCCACTCACCTGCTGGTATGGTCGGCAAACCTAACACTCAATACCGATACTGTGGCTGTATCCACTCACCTGCTGGTATGGTCGGGCAAACCTAACACTCAATACCGATACTGTGGCTGTATCCACTCACCTGCTGGTATGGTCGGCAAACCTAACACTCAATACCGATACTGTGGCTGTATCCACTCACCTGCTGGTATGGTTGGCAAACCTAACACTCAATACCGATACTGTGGCTGTATCCACTCACCTGCTGGTATGGTCGGGCAAACCTAACACTCAATACCGATACTGTGGCTGTATCCACTCACCTGCTGGTATGGTCGGCAAACCTAACACTCATGCCGCACGCTCTTTTCTCTCTCACGCTCACATTGCTCTTAACCTTTACAACACATTATCACACTCCACATTAACTGTCCTTTTTCTTTATCCAACTGTTTCAATGAAAAATATAACATGTATAAAGGCCTTGCCCCAAAAAGGGGGGTTCTAAATTACCATGACCATAGTTAATTAAGGGTGGCCGCGCGAAGCAAGCCTAAAAAAATatggttaaaggatttgggtactttttgtaacacaaaacacaatgtccacagatttacattaaacttacaccgtttgaagataatgatagtagaaagcccTACCTTAAAATATGAGTTGCTGGTAATgcagtttttgggaaatgagtaaaacagtgtcatgaaaatctGTATgctaaataaattattttaatgacattgttgaaCTCATTTCTCACAGTATGTGTCTGATGGTGGGTACGTTGGATTTATATGAATTGCTCTTGTTTGGGCATGTGAACACACTAGCCTTTCACAAAAAAGGCTCACTACCAAGATTGATTGAGATGATGACATCAAGTGGATTTGGTTATGTAAGACCATTTAAAAGGGCAAATACATATCAACAATCCAATGAGCAATCATTAAACATTTGAAAGCTACATACAGtagccttgaacacccagcagggtggatatgtgcgcattacaagtcgtATTACATTACAGTTTCAGACAGTGGAAGCACAGTATctctgtaatacatgtacattgttaggTGTTTACACAAATGCAAAATGTATAGTATTTGTGTGCCATATTTGCAAGTACTAGTACGGCAACTAacttctttatccccgatgcaaatttaacatctattatatcgttgcggtactcgctgccaaaacataggatttgaactgcctctagctaccgggcaacctcggtagtctagttggtaagacactgctctagaattgcaagggtcgtgggttcgaatcccacccgagtaacatgcctgtgatatttttttcacaggactcgggaaagtactgagtatacagtgctaacacacatcggtgtatgggtaaaaaccaaaattaatattctttatccctgatgcaaatttaacatctattataacaaCTAACTTGACAATATAACAATCTacattgttgttttcatttgtacACAGCTGGCAACAAAGGTAGCTACTTACAGCTCTGAGTCTATGATGGTTATTGGAAATTGTGGCCTTTTGCAAGACCTCATCTTGGATCTGAACACTGATGATGAACTTATTCAAATGAATTCTATTGAGATGCTGAGTAACCTTGTGTGCAGTAAACATGGGTTACTGTATATGAATCAGCAAGGTGTTCTGTCCACAATAGAGAACATGTTGATTGCTTCTGAGGTCAAACCAATCTTACTTCCATGTAGGTATACAGTAAGTGACCATCAAAGTTCACTATTTTATATTGTCAGCACTAATTTACTTTgctcaaaaaaacattttgcacactccaaataattttgttggtgCGCTTAGAATAACTTATTGCCAAAGCTTGAAATAAATTTTTGCAAAATCTCAAAATAAATTAGTGCAACATCAATTAGTGGTCTCAAAATCGTGTCGATCGGATCCATTTTGAATGCTCAAACAAATAACCAAGAGAGCTGAATATAAAATTGTGCGAATGCTCAAAAATGAATGATTGCGAAATTTAATTTACTTTTGCTGTCAACATTAATTTGAAGACTAAAAAAATtgagcaaaataattttgtgatcATTCAAACtatttctgatttttgtttgtttttttcatcacaTGTCCCTTTTAGGGGGTATAGCAGGGGTCAAAAAAATTGCGGTAGCCCGCTAGTTTTGACTACCAGGCTACCCTTTCATAGCCCGCTAGTTTTGACTACCAGGCTACCCTTTCGTAGCCCGCTAGTTTTGACTACCAGGCTACCCTTTCATAGCCCGCTAGTTTTGACTACCAGGCTACCCTTTCGTAGCCCGCTAGTTTTGACTACCAGGCTACCTTTCGTAGCCCGCTAGTTTTGACTACCAGGCTACCCTTTCATAGCCCGCTAGTTTTGACTACCAGGCTACCCTTTCGTAGCCCGCTAGTTTTGACTACCAGGCTACCCTTTCGTAGCCCGCTAGTTTTGACTACCAGGCTACCCTTTCGTAGCCCGCTAGTTTTGACTACCAGGCTACCCTTTCGTAGCCCGCTAGTTTTGACTACCAAGATACCCCTTCATAGCCCGCTAGTTTTGACTACCAGGCTACCTTTCGTAGCCCGCTAGTTTTGACTACCAGGCTACCCTTTCGTAGCCCGCTAGTTTTGACTACCAGGCTACCCTTTCGTAGCCCGCTAGTTTTGACTACCAGGCTACCCTTTCCCCCATTTTTAGTAGCCCGGCaacatatgaaaccaatttatttttagttgttgacaaggaatgaacccaattttgctAAATCagaactcagcttgggctccatgtacatgtaggtgtggcTTAATTGactggaaaactgtaatgcgactgaccgtaatgtgactgaccatggttttgtcatgtatacctaaaagttcaagttgctgaccatttataagtatcctgttggagacccatgtataagagttgtgtgttacataTAGTAACACTTTCGCAAGCTTCATGGTTAGAGgaatttttgaattgtgacaagtgtgttttttaccatgttctttttgtgtaatgcgactgaccgctttttacaacgttataatgtccagagcacaaagcccacaacatttctaatatcatcaaatcaaagccttgggtgtcaagtacaaatcagtctataaacttattGGATAGAATATCTCACACAGAACttctagcaccaagatcaagaaatgacacagaaaagtgtcatgcgactgaccatggaatttCCCAAATGCATTCACTTTTTCCAAAAATTACTCCCTCTGATTTTATGAACAGTAAGCCTTAATAAGGCATTTTTGTACATTTCTGAAGAACAAACCAACATGCTTTATTATAGagtgttttattaaaataaaatccaaccggttttattttttcttcagcagaaatataaacaaatttgtgcttGTATGTATTCACTCGCAGTTTTAGTGTGTTATAAATACTACTTCTACATCGTTTGCCCATCATCCTTACATACTTGACTTGTCTATTAGTATGTATATAGTGAATATTGTTGCATTTTTACATGTAAGGTTAGAgtccattaatttgtttatacacAGTTTATAATGTTAATATAGACAGCATTGGGCAACTTTTTTGCAGCTTTGTTCCGGTTCTTCATCACCATTTGCAAGGCTGAATCAAGCCAAGTTTCTCTCTTACCGAATTGCTTCTTGAAGTTGAGCCTTGACCTCCTTGGCAGTCATGACATGAGCTTAGTTGCCAATGCAGTGGATGCTGTCAATGTAGTTGGATTGAGTGTGGAAGGAAAAGAGGCCTTACTCAAACAAGGTATGAGTTCAATCATTTAttagtgtgaacattttatcAATAATCACACTTGCCCTCATAACAATTTTGGAAATAATGTTAAGATTAATTTATCTTTTATTAGctgattttttacaaaataattgttcactgTGAAGTATAGGAACTAGTCTGTAGAAGGCTcaatttattcatgtttttatgaaagcATGTTGAAGATTATGATTCTCTTTTGTTGCACTTTCAGCAGTGTTGTATGACTCGAGTCCAGGAATTGGACTCAAGTCCGTCTTGAGTCACAATTTCGGTGACTCAGACTTGACTGGAGTCACGTCGGCAAAATACTCGGACTCGATCATCATGACTCAGACTTGTCCCTGAGGACCTGTGACTTGCGAGTCAAGTGTTTGCAAAAACCGTACCTTAAGTTttgaatattaaattaaaacaattctgaCGATCCAATCGTCATGCCCAGAATGCACACGGAGGAATAATTAGGGTCTAGCACAATACGTAAACTGGCGTATGGTGTTTCAAATTGTTCGTGATTATCGTGTAGATGGCCCGtcctacttgccgtcaactcgctgtcaACTCAACCACCACACCGCATATGGCAGATATGGATTAgtctttacagttctatgcctcttgtggattttaaatttatgttggaggagttgacggctaGTTGACAGCAccaagcgagttgacggcaaatAGTAGGACCTTAGATGACCATGTACGGCCATAATATATATGGGATATAATTATGTAAGAGCATAATTGTGCACGACGCCAATGTGGGTATTCTGTCAACGGTAACACCATAGTCAATGATTGACGCATATTACCGAGGCGTCCTCATCGGTCTAGAATTGGAATCTCCACTATGTCATAGCTTGTTTTCTTAAAGTGTAACAAGAACATTTTTTGGAATATggtagtttttaatttttttcaaaaaggtttACTTTCTCTAAACCATAAAACTTTGTTGAATATCTATCTTTCTGAAATAATAAATCAGTATATAATCATTATACATCACTAGAAGATGTTCTGGGGCAAGGAGTAGGCCCTACATGTTGTGTATTTGTAAAAcctgaaattaaatttaagctGCAGGTACAGAACTTTGGTAAAATTATAtgtgttttatttatgttttattaatttgtcgACATTTGGTTTGCAGTCAATTGGTCCAATTGAAGTTTTCTTACTATTTAGTTATTTAAACAAGTGCCTCATGACTCAGACTCCCACTCGAACCAGACTCATGACTCGGACTCGGACCAAGTGACTCTCAGGACTCAGACTCGGACTCAACACAGGTGACTCGAATACAACACTGACTTTCAGCATTTCttggttttgaaatcaaacgTTTACTAGGGTTTTGCAAAGTTGCCTCAAAGTGAAAATGATTAGTTAACATACatgaacatctacatgtaagGAAAATATTCGGTCCAATCTACTAGGCGGAACTGAAAATTTTCGTTGACTCATCCGGCCAGCGAGTTAAAAAAAGTGACTGAcagcaaaatgttgtttttaatttttttcagaaactCATCCCTGACTTAAAGTGTATAACAATGTTCtttatagtttttaaaatgaacTCTCATACAGTTATTTCCTCATTATATCATTTTGATTATAGGTCTTTTGATGAATGAAGGACTCACCCAAATGGGTCTTATTATTCAGCGTCCTCCAGTAGAGGTTAGAATAAGGAGTTTGATGGCACTTGCAAACTTGTTCTCCTTGAGGGTGAGCTTTATTTACATTTGATTAAATAATAGTACTGATAACAGGAACAACTAGCTACCGGTTGAGAACTTGTGAGTCTGGTGTGCAGATGGCTCATAGTCCTTGCCATGCCTTGCCTGTTACGTCCACAAACCCCATATTGGTCTGTAATAGTCCACCAGTAAGAACTTAATTTCATTCTAGTTCGCCACTTAACCAAATGAAATTATGTGAGTCTTTGGCCATTTTTCTAAAAGTTCATATTTTCCCCAGAGTTCCTGGGGTCACCATTGGGGGATTCAATTGGTTTATCAAAACGaaattcatttttggttttccAACATATTCTTGTCAGCTTTCTGGGAGGGGGCAGTGATGAGGTCTGGTTTCTGATTCTATAGGATTTATTTGAtaacaatgtttgaaaataaaaagttcGAATTTTtccattgaaaaacaaatatatatccaATGTAGTTCAAAGCTCTGAATACAGGCTAAAGACACAAAATCCAACATGT
This sequence is a window from Asterias rubens chromosome 19, eAstRub1.3, whole genome shotgun sequence. Protein-coding genes within it:
- the LOC117303540 gene encoding 26S proteasome non-ATPase regulatory subunit 5-like, with amino-acid sequence MASNSNNVNGSAISATNLSTTDDPSSVHLLKLLEQGFNSNTNKSLLLLIDFRTALTAVTQTQLRTFVRNVSLQPLFACLKISTMSTCCSSSTTTSSSSKARSTSYSETDREKHSVIGAILSKIFDCMEADVILNQFREELLLCLDHSNESIQLVCLKQVKRIADDIKCQSEVEALCNDVGLLTSIITRIGDDCLLVAQEASFTLDAICSNHIMAVHFIFSGSLLGHIGRVASKGDIVKYRFFELATKVATYSSESMMVIGNCGLLQDLILDLNTDDELIQMNSIEMLSNLVCSKHGLLYMNQQGVLSTIENMLIASEVKPILLPSLFRFFITICKAESSQVSLLPNCFLKLSLDLLGSHDMSLVANAVDAVNVVGLSVEGKEALLKQGLLMNEGLTQMGLIIQRPPVEVRIRSLMALANLFSLRDDEQTSGMLSILEQWFMKISNNSLQTILAICQQPFPELKCAALSVLKALANQEWAQRLMNQHCGFHEYLLDRKTEHEQTGKHAKYDVIKVLAKSSTSAHTFGRPFVLKMMEYVKEGPLYKIVQSKVALQD